One Capsicum annuum cultivar UCD-10X-F1 chromosome 2, UCD10Xv1.1, whole genome shotgun sequence genomic window carries:
- the LOC107859129 gene encoding uncharacterized protein ycf23, translating into MSISNYTSVSTKNQLVFFKPNQNPLLLGDSVLPKYISFARRKCSTRAVLSCSKEAVLKEFHEKKALKIIAGLQNLDKENVASVVTAADKGGATHVDIACDPELVKLAISLTSLPVCVSSVDPAAFPAAVEAGALMVEIGNYDSFYEKGLVFSPEQILNLTRETKRLLPSVTLSVTVPHTLSLPDQVKLAEQLELEGVDIIQTEGGKCSTPSKAGVLGLIEKATPTLAAAYSISRALNIPVMCSSGLSAVTAPMAITAGAAGVGVGSAINKLNDQVAMIAEVKSIAHSLGLSTKKQNLFEGSNLRL; encoded by the exons atgagcATCTCAAACTACACATCAGTTTCCACCAAAAAtcagttagtattttttaaaCCAAATCAGAATCCCCTTTTACTTGGTGATTCTGTACTTCCAAAATACATTTCATTTGCTAGAAGAAAATGTAGCACAAGGGCTGTGCTTTCATGTTCCAAAGAAGCAGTCTTGAAAGAATTTCATGAGAAAAAAGCACTTAAG ATTATCGCAGGGTTGCAGAATCTGGACAAAGAGAATGTGGCTTCTGTTGTTACTGCTGCAGATAAG GGCGGAGCAACCCATGTAGATATAGCTTGTGACCCTGAGCTGGTTAAGCTTGCTATAAGCCTGACTTCCCTTCCG GTTTGTGTTTCTTCTGTGGATCCCGCAGCATTTCCAGCTGCCGTGGAAGCAGGAGCCTTGATG GTTGAGATCGGAAACTATGACTCGTTCTATGAGAAGGGATTGGTGTTCTCTCCTGAGCAG ATTCTGAACCTAACGAGGGAGACAAAGAGGTTACTTCCATCAGTGACATTGTCGGTCACCGTGCCACACACACTAAGCCTTCCTGATCAG GTCAAGCTGGCTGAACAATTAGAACTGGAAGGTGTTGACATCATCCAAACAGAAGGAGGAAAATGTTCAACTCCATCAAAAGCTGGTGTTCTTGGATTAATCGAGAAG GCAACACCAACACTAGCAGCTGCTTATTCGATTTCAAGGGCACTCAATATCCCTGTCATGTGTTCATCTGGATTGAGTGCAGTCACGGCACCAATGGCAATCACAGCTGGAGCTGCTGGCGTG GGCGTTGGCTCAGCCATCAACAAGCTCAACGATCAGGTGGCAATGATCGCGGAAGTCAAATCCATAGCTCATTCACTAGGATTGTCAACCAAGAAACAGAATTTATTTGAGGGCAGCAATTTGAGACTGTAA